Proteins from a genomic interval of Trichoderma breve strain T069 chromosome 2, whole genome shotgun sequence:
- a CDS encoding pam16 domain-containing protein, with product MAHKFVITAFLTGSRILGRSFMAAYKQAQASSQYQRAQAKATGVSASGRASLTAGMTLEEACRILNVKPPANGQANVEEVLERYKRLFDANNPEKGGSFYLQSKIVRARERFEAEIGPIREKAEAEAEAKEGWKPKVYKDQ from the exons atg GCGCACAAATTCGTCATCACAGCCTTTCTCACAGGCTCTCGCATCCTGGGACGGTCCTTCATGGCCGCCTACAAACAAGCCCAGGCCTCGTCGCAATATCAGCGTGCGCAAGCCAAAGCGACTGGCGTCAGCGCTTCAGGCCGAGCCTCTCTAACAGCCGGCATGACCCTTGAAGAGGCTTGCCGCATCCTGAACGTCAAACCCCCCGCCAATGGCCAGGCCAACGTTGAGGAGGTGCTCGAGCGGTACAAGAGACTATTTGACGCAAACAACCCTGAAAAGGGTGGCAGCTTCTATCTCCAGAGCAAGATTGTAAGAGCAAGGGAGCGATTCGAGGCTGAGATTGGACCCATACGAGAAAAAGCCGAAGCGGAGGCTGAAGCAAAGGAGGGGTGGAAGCCCAAAGTCTACAAGGATCAATGA
- a CDS encoding ribosomal protein l13e domain-containing protein has protein sequence MAIKHNQTIISNHFRKDWQRRVRTHFDQPGRKTRRRTARQAKAAALAPRPVDKLRPIVRCPTVKYNRRVRAGRGFTLTELKEAGISKSLAPTIGISVDFRRQNLSEESLAANVARLKAYKERLILLPRKSNAPKKGDTKTDVASLDKVASIAAALPIASVSAGFSEIKKSEIPAAVEGGAYTKLRIARSNARYQGAREKRARDKAEAETAKK, from the exons ATG GCGATCAAGCACAACCAGACGATCATCAGCAACC ATTTCCGCAAGGATTGGCAGCGCCGGGTTCGCACCCACTTTGACCAG CCCGGTCGCAAGACACGGAGACGCACTGCTCGTcaggccaaggctgctgctctcgCTCCTCGTCCCGTCGACAAGCTGCGACCTATCGTCCGATGCCCTACCGTTAAGTACAACCGACGGGTTCGCGCCGGTCGAGGTTTCACCCTCACCGAGCTCAAG GAGGCCGGTATCTCCAAGTCCCTGGCTCCCACCATCGGTATCTCCGTCGATTTCCGCCGACAGAACCTGAGCGAGGAGAGCCTTGCCGCCAACGTTGCCCGCCTCAAGGCCTACAAGGAGCGCCTCATCCTCCTGCCCCGCAAGTCCAACGCCCCCAAGAAGGGTGACACCAAGACCGACGTCGCCTCTCTCGACAAGGTCGCCTCCATCGCCGCTGCCCTGCCCATCGCCTCCGTCTCTGCTGGCTTCtccgagatcaagaagagcgAGATCCCCGCCGCTGTCGAGGGTGGTGCCTACACCAAGCTTCGCATTGCCCGAAGCAACGCCAGATACCAGGGTGCCCGTGAGAAGCGTGCTCgggacaaggctgaggccGAGACTGCCAAGAAATAA
- a CDS encoding biotin/lipoate a/B protein ligase family domain-containing protein: protein MAPSRLNILVHTGTGTTAESVRHCMYSLRRLLSPNYAIIPINETALLKEPWAQTCALLVFPGGADLGYCRVFNGEGNRRISEFVRRGGAYLGLCAGGYYGSSRCEFEVGNKALEVIGSRELGFFPGTCRGGAFKGFEYKSEKGARAATIKAEKQSLKDKIPGEFAVYYNGGGVFVDANPTGGRKIEVLASYKDDLDVDGGDAKAAVVLCHVGEGKAILSGPHPEFAPANLNAQPDIPGYSELVDKLAADDNSRTSFLKALLSELGLEVVQDDYTPPSLSSLHLTALESGKVTELLCDWGDAIEKENGNEYIRGEADTFQVINQADELNLDELANTLPQAEALDDPSSVIKKIIAHETKLPSDELTPRFNHERFYSSLKKYRKIEPSADQWGDVLLYGDVVTSTNTLLEKNPKLNCKLPTGFTFTATTQVAGRGRGSNVWVAPPGSLLFSTVINHPAHLAASRPIVFIQYIAAVAIVEAIRSFDTGYDKMPVKLKWPNDIYALDPTKPASSQSYVKIGGILSQCSYFNGAYQVVLGIGINATNPRPTTSLSDLLPQNVAPFHIETLLARILTRLEAIYEQFRREGFSQDLETRYYRHWLHTGQAITLEAEGGVKARVLGITRDWGMLRVEETDSEGRGNGKIWSLQSDENSFDYWKGLVRRKT, encoded by the exons ATGGCGCCTAGTCGACTCAATATCCTGGTCCATACAG GCACCGGGACTACGGCAGAATCTGTGCGGCATTGCATGTACTCTCTCCGCCGGCTTCTATCCCCCAACTACGCCATCATCCCCATCAATGAGACGGCCCTCCTAAAAGAGCCTTGGGCCCAAACTTGCGCTCTTCTTGTGTTTCCCGGTGGCGCTGATCTTGGCTACTGTCGAGTCTTTAATGGCGAGGGAAATCGCCGCATCAGCGAGTTTGTTCGGCGAGGAGGGGCATATCTAGGTCTCTGCGCAGGCGGATATtatggcagcagcagatgcgaATTTGAAGTTGGTAACAAGGCATTGGAAGTGATTGGCAGCAGAGAGCTTGGTTTCTTCCCTGGAACGTGTCGTGGCGGGGCATTCAAAGGATTCGAATACAAGAGCGAGAAGGGAGCACGAGCTGCTACTATCAAAGCGGAAAAGCAATCTTTGAAAGACAAGATACCTGGCGAATTTGCCGTCTATTATAATGGAGGCGGTGTTTTTGTCGATGCGAACCCAACAGGGGGACGCAAGATTGAGGTTCTGGCCTCATACAAGGACGATTTGGACGTGGACGGTGGTGATGCAAAAGCTGCAGTCGTTTTGTGCCACGTAGGAGAGGGCAAGGCAATTTTGAGCGGGCCTCATCCGGA ATTTGCCCCAGCCAATCTCAACGCGCAGCCAGATATTCCAGGCTATAGCGAGCTAGTCGACAAACTTGCCGCAGACGACAACTCCAGAACCAGCTTTTTGAAGGCTCTTCTATCAGAACTGGGGCTCGAAGTTGTCCAGGATGATTATACGCCCCCCTCGCTGTCCAGCCTCCATCTTACTGCTCTCGAGAGTGGCAAGGTGACAGAGCTGCTGTGCGACTGGGGGGACGCTATCGAAAAGGAGAATGGCAACGAGTATATCCGCGGAGAGGCGGATACTTTCCAGGTCATAAATCAAGCAGATGAGCTGAACCTGGATGAGCTTGCAAACACTTTGCCACAAGCCGAGGCGCTGGACGATCCAAGCTCGGTCATTAAGAAGATTATTGCTCATGAGACAAAGTTACCTAGCGATGAACTAACACCGCGCTTCAACCACGAACGTTTCTACTCGAGTCTGAAGAAGTACAGGAAGATTGAACCTAGCGCTGATCAATGGGGAGATGTGTTGCTCTACGGAGATGTCGTGACTAGCACCAACACTCTGCTTGAAAA GAACCCAAAGCTCAACTGCAAACTACCAACGGGCTTCACCTTCACTGCTACGACCCAAGTCGCTGGCCGAGGACGTGGAAGCAACGTTTGGGTCGCGCCCCCTGGATCTCTCTTATTCTCTACCGTTATCAACCACCCAGCTCACCTTGCTGCTTCACGGCCGATAGTATTCATCCAGTATATTGCAGCCGTTGCCATTGTTGAAGCTATCCGCTCGTTTGACACAGGCTATGATAAGATGCCTGTCAAGTTGAAGTGGCCCAATGATATAT ATGCCCTTGATCCCACAAAACCAGCTTCGTCTCAGTCCTACGTCAAAATCGGCGGTATTCTCTCCCAATGCAGCTACTTCAACGGCGCATACCAAGTTGTCCTAGGCATCGGCATTAACGCTACCAATCCTCGTCCGACAACCTCCCTCTCTGACCTACTCCCGCAAAACGTCGCGCCTTTCCACATAGAGACCCTTCTCGCCCGCATCCTCACCCGTCTGGAGGCCATATACGAGCAGTTCCGCCGCGAGGGCTTCTCCCAAGACCTCGAGACGCGGTACTACCGCCACTGGCTACACACGGGTCAGGCTATCACGCTGGAGGCCGAGGGTGGTGTCAAGGCGAGAGTCTTGGGCATCACTCGCGACTGGGGGATGTTGCGTGTTGAGGAGACGGATTCTGAAGGGAGGGGGAACGGCAAGATATGGAGCCTTCAGAGTGATGAGAATAGCTTCGACTATTGGAAGGGCCTCGTCCGTAGGAAAACATGA